A genomic stretch from Mycobacterium cookii includes:
- a CDS encoding type I polyketide synthase, with product MTAPPDRRAIITDALRKIDDLTARLEIAEKADTEPIAVVGMACRLPGGVSTPADYWQLLQDGRSGVVRVPESRWDADAYYAEDHTRPGKIANREGGFLTSWQPDEFDAEFFGISPREAIAMDPQQRLLLEVAWEALENAGITPKSIRNTQTGIYVGLTTSDYYWLSTDGGVRPEDFDPYLPFGNASNFAAGRLSYFLGVHGPAVVLDTACSSSLVAIHLACQSLRKRETDHALAAGTNLILTPENSIACSRWGMLAPDGQCKTFDAAANGYVRSEGCGVVVLKRLSDAVRDGDSILALVRGSAVNQDGPSSGQTVPSGPAQQAVLRAALASARVQPSEIDYIEAHGTGTALGDPIELDALSAVFGERDQSAPLVLGSVKTNMGHLENSAGIAGFIKTVLSINHGYIPRHLHFTALTPNAGAGASKFTIAADGMEWPAVSRPRRAGVSSFGVSGTNAHVVIEQAPVTETVAAQPEPAVSTLVVSGKTSARIAPIAAMLADWMDGDGADVPLADIAHTVNNYRGRYRSFAAVVARDRVHAIEGLRALAAGEPATGVVEAREKPHGSGTVFLYSGQGSQWAGMGQQLLVDEPAFAAAVAELEPDFVAQVGFSLRDVLVAGEPVVGIERIQPVLVGMQLALTALWRSYGVEPDAVIGHSMGEVTAAVVAGALSPADGLKVIATRSKLMSRLSGQGAMALVELGAEEAERFVGEYPDVTVAVYAAPEQTVIAGPPDQVDAAIAAVDAQGLLARRVEVDVASHHPTVDPILDELRTALADLKPQAPKIPLISTVGQDGGAPKFDADYWVVNLRNPVRFSQAVAAAAETHATFVEVSPHPLLTHGIGETLASVSSRDRFTVTAAMKRGDDETLSVHEQLATLGVTEPVTKGRRRVDIPASPWLHASYWVEKKPANRQLLDVHPLLGVHVEMPSGHEHVWQTDFGNQAVSPAAVFAEIAVAAGSQGLGLPVDGIQVSALAIEKPLIVDAHTRLTTQLSQDAGANRVEIHARSSSGTWSRYAVADIEAAPQAAPPANRDVEQSIAIVLPDEVAHHPEYRIHPVLLDAALRQLAAAVPAEADDDTSYQPVSIETIRVFGAIGDRVHCHTELAEAQGGYRGSIVLTDETGTPVAELTGIELRPVDLSSVPMDLGQQIFDAAWVASPVPAGGAVPDGTWVVLAEKIAETTAFADQIAAGLQAPTRRVVTGPLSGSVSDTFAQTAGDANFPPVGILVVLDNRPFGGDDTDAALSRAQDLILEITAAAHAAVEGWKGTSPRLWVVTRNGLSVRDDEPGDPAVGALKGLIRNWRFPGEAARVLAGEPDLGATLLDLGDSDDLVAALTAELSSAADDDVVALRADGRYAERLVRATLDPGHGEAVVCADGSYIITGGLGGLGTVVTRWLVDRGAGRIVLNGRSEPSDAQRADLDKLAGDTEIVFVAGDIATPGVAEELVEAAEQTGRPLRGLVHGAGVTGDGLVAALTREGMERVWAPKVAGALRLNAVTVTRELDWWVGFSSMATLLGLPGQLAYATGNAWLDALVAWRRASGLPATAINWGQWSGVGMSKSLTYSVLDPITPDEGIEALQSLVGGPIKRVGVGRLRLDRVVAATPEFRELAYFAQLVSEFDAVTGVSAVEQRPDDADGSVAAAPDWSQLSAEHRLTELQARLRAILARELRMSPSAVNLDAPFPELGLDSMMAMTVLKETQKLVGIDLSANMLFNHPTIASLATYVAGLLAPPEVPEEDADDLAADSAGSVLDELFDSVESASAGSESGIF from the coding sequence ATGACAGCACCGCCAGACCGTCGGGCAATCATCACCGATGCGCTGCGCAAGATCGATGACCTGACCGCCCGCCTCGAGATCGCCGAAAAGGCCGACACCGAGCCGATCGCGGTGGTCGGCATGGCCTGCCGGCTCCCCGGCGGAGTCAGCACGCCCGCCGACTACTGGCAGCTGCTGCAGGACGGGCGCAGCGGCGTGGTGCGGGTTCCCGAAAGCCGCTGGGACGCCGACGCGTACTACGCCGAGGACCACACCCGCCCGGGCAAGATCGCCAACCGCGAGGGTGGCTTCCTCACCTCGTGGCAGCCCGACGAATTCGACGCGGAGTTCTTCGGCATCTCCCCGCGCGAAGCGATCGCGATGGACCCCCAGCAGCGACTGCTGCTCGAAGTCGCTTGGGAGGCACTGGAAAACGCCGGCATCACACCCAAGTCGATCCGCAACACCCAGACCGGGATCTACGTCGGTCTGACCACCAGCGACTACTACTGGCTGTCCACCGACGGCGGGGTGCGGCCGGAAGACTTCGATCCGTACCTGCCGTTCGGCAACGCGTCGAACTTCGCCGCGGGACGGCTGTCGTACTTCCTCGGCGTGCACGGCCCCGCGGTGGTGCTCGACACCGCCTGCTCGTCCTCGCTGGTCGCGATCCACCTGGCCTGCCAGAGCCTACGCAAGCGCGAGACGGACCACGCGCTGGCCGCCGGCACCAACCTGATCCTGACCCCGGAGAACAGCATCGCCTGTTCCCGGTGGGGGATGCTGGCCCCGGACGGTCAGTGCAAGACCTTCGACGCCGCCGCCAACGGCTACGTCCGCAGCGAGGGTTGTGGCGTGGTGGTGCTCAAGCGGCTCAGTGATGCTGTGCGCGATGGGGATTCGATACTGGCACTGGTGCGCGGGTCGGCGGTCAACCAGGACGGCCCCAGCAGCGGGCAGACGGTGCCCAGTGGACCCGCGCAACAGGCGGTGCTGCGGGCGGCGTTGGCGTCGGCCCGGGTGCAGCCTTCAGAGATCGACTACATCGAGGCGCACGGCACCGGCACCGCCCTGGGCGACCCGATCGAACTCGACGCGCTGAGCGCGGTTTTCGGTGAACGCGACCAGTCGGCGCCGCTGGTGCTCGGCTCGGTCAAGACCAATATGGGCCATTTGGAGAACTCGGCCGGTATCGCGGGATTCATCAAGACGGTACTCAGCATCAACCACGGCTACATTCCGCGGCACCTGCACTTCACCGCGCTGACTCCGAACGCGGGCGCGGGCGCGTCGAAGTTCACCATCGCCGCCGACGGGATGGAATGGCCGGCGGTGAGCCGGCCACGACGCGCGGGCGTCTCGTCGTTCGGCGTCAGCGGCACCAACGCCCACGTGGTGATCGAGCAGGCACCTGTCACCGAAACGGTTGCAGCGCAACCGGAACCGGCGGTCAGCACCCTGGTGGTGTCCGGGAAGACATCCGCGCGCATCGCGCCGATCGCGGCGATGCTGGCCGACTGGATGGACGGTGACGGCGCCGACGTGCCGCTGGCCGACATCGCCCACACCGTCAACAATTACCGCGGGCGGTACCGCAGCTTCGCGGCCGTCGTCGCACGTGATCGGGTGCACGCAATCGAAGGTCTGCGCGCGCTGGCCGCCGGCGAGCCGGCGACCGGTGTCGTCGAGGCCCGCGAGAAGCCGCACGGTTCGGGCACGGTGTTCTTGTATTCCGGTCAGGGTTCGCAGTGGGCCGGGATGGGTCAGCAGCTGCTGGTCGACGAGCCGGCTTTTGCTGCGGCGGTGGCCGAGTTAGAGCCGGATTTCGTTGCGCAGGTGGGTTTTTCGCTGCGTGATGTGCTGGTTGCCGGTGAGCCGGTGGTCGGTATCGAGCGGATTCAGCCGGTGCTGGTGGGCATGCAGCTGGCGTTGACGGCGTTGTGGCGGTCCTACGGGGTGGAGCCCGACGCGGTGATCGGTCATTCGATGGGCGAGGTGACCGCGGCGGTGGTGGCCGGCGCGTTGAGCCCGGCTGACGGTTTGAAAGTCATTGCGACGCGGTCGAAGTTGATGTCGCGGCTGTCGGGTCAGGGCGCGATGGCGCTCGTCGAACTGGGCGCCGAGGAGGCCGAGCGGTTCGTCGGCGAGTATCCGGACGTCACGGTCGCGGTGTATGCGGCGCCGGAGCAGACGGTAATCGCCGGGCCGCCCGATCAGGTCGACGCGGCCATCGCGGCGGTGGACGCGCAGGGCCTGCTGGCGCGCCGCGTCGAGGTCGACGTTGCCTCGCACCACCCGACCGTCGACCCGATCCTCGACGAATTGCGCACGGCGCTGGCCGATCTGAAGCCGCAGGCCCCGAAGATTCCGTTGATCAGCACCGTCGGTCAAGACGGCGGGGCGCCGAAGTTCGATGCGGACTACTGGGTGGTGAACCTGCGTAACCCGGTGCGGTTCAGCCAGGCCGTCGCCGCCGCGGCCGAAACCCACGCCACCTTCGTCGAAGTCAGCCCGCATCCGTTGCTCACGCACGGCATCGGCGAGACGTTGGCCTCGGTGTCCTCGCGTGACCGCTTCACCGTGACCGCGGCGATGAAGCGCGGCGACGACGAAACCCTGTCCGTCCACGAGCAACTCGCAACCCTCGGCGTCACCGAGCCGGTGACGAAGGGGCGGCGGCGCGTCGACATTCCCGCATCGCCGTGGCTGCATGCCAGCTACTGGGTCGAGAAGAAACCCGCCAACCGGCAGTTGCTCGACGTGCACCCGCTGCTGGGTGTGCACGTCGAGATGCCCTCCGGTCACGAGCACGTCTGGCAGACCGACTTCGGCAACCAGGCCGTCTCGCCGGCGGCCGTCTTCGCCGAGATCGCCGTGGCGGCCGGTTCTCAGGGGCTTGGCTTGCCGGTGGACGGGATTCAGGTCAGCGCCCTGGCCATCGAGAAGCCGTTGATCGTTGACGCGCACACCCGCCTGACCACGCAGCTGTCGCAGGACGCCGGCGCCAATCGCGTTGAAATTCATGCCCGTTCGAGCAGCGGAACCTGGTCTCGCTACGCGGTGGCCGACATCGAGGCAGCCCCGCAGGCTGCGCCGCCGGCGAACCGCGACGTCGAGCAGAGCATTGCGATCGTGCTGCCCGACGAGGTCGCGCATCACCCCGAATACCGCATCCATCCCGTGCTGCTGGACGCCGCGTTGCGCCAACTCGCCGCCGCCGTGCCCGCCGAGGCGGACGACGACACGTCGTACCAGCCGGTGTCGATCGAGACGATCCGGGTGTTCGGCGCGATCGGCGACCGGGTGCACTGCCACACCGAGCTGGCCGAGGCGCAGGGCGGCTATCGGGGCAGCATCGTCCTCACCGACGAAACCGGAACCCCGGTCGCGGAGCTCACCGGCATCGAGTTGCGTCCCGTCGACCTCAGCTCGGTGCCGATGGACCTCGGGCAGCAGATCTTCGACGCAGCGTGGGTGGCGAGCCCGGTGCCCGCCGGCGGCGCGGTGCCCGACGGCACCTGGGTGGTGCTGGCCGAAAAAATCGCTGAGACAACCGCTTTCGCCGATCAGATCGCGGCCGGGTTGCAAGCGCCGACCCGTCGCGTGGTCACTGGACCGCTGTCCGGCTCGGTGTCGGACACCTTCGCCCAGACCGCGGGTGACGCGAACTTCCCGCCGGTCGGCATTCTCGTAGTGCTGGACAACCGGCCGTTCGGCGGCGACGACACCGATGCCGCGCTGAGCCGCGCGCAGGATTTGATCCTGGAGATCACCGCCGCTGCACACGCCGCGGTCGAAGGTTGGAAGGGCACCTCGCCGCGGTTGTGGGTGGTCACCCGCAACGGCCTGTCGGTCCGCGACGACGAACCCGGCGACCCGGCGGTCGGGGCGCTCAAGGGCCTGATCCGCAACTGGCGGTTCCCCGGGGAAGCGGCCCGCGTGCTGGCCGGCGAACCGGACTTGGGGGCCACCCTGCTCGACCTGGGCGACTCAGACGATCTTGTCGCGGCACTGACCGCCGAGTTGTCCTCGGCGGCGGACGATGACGTGGTTGCGCTGCGCGCAGACGGCCGTTACGCCGAGCGACTGGTGCGCGCGACGCTGGACCCCGGTCATGGCGAAGCGGTGGTCTGCGCCGACGGCTCCTACATCATCACCGGCGGCCTGGGCGGGCTCGGCACGGTCGTCACCCGCTGGCTCGTCGACCGCGGCGCCGGCCGCATCGTGCTCAACGGCCGCAGCGAACCGTCCGACGCCCAGCGCGCGGACCTCGACAAGCTGGCCGGCGACACCGAGATCGTGTTCGTGGCCGGCGACATCGCCACGCCGGGCGTCGCGGAGGAGCTGGTGGAGGCCGCCGAGCAGACCGGACGCCCGCTGCGCGGGCTGGTGCACGGCGCCGGCGTGACCGGCGACGGCCTGGTGGCCGCGCTGACCCGCGAAGGTATGGAACGGGTGTGGGCGCCCAAGGTCGCTGGAGCGCTGCGGCTCAACGCGGTGACTGTGACCCGGGAGCTGGACTGGTGGGTCGGCTTCTCGTCGATGGCCACGCTGCTGGGTCTGCCGGGCCAGCTGGCGTATGCGACCGGCAACGCGTGGCTGGACGCGCTGGTGGCGTGGCGACGCGCGTCGGGGCTGCCGGCCACCGCGATCAACTGGGGCCAGTGGTCGGGTGTCGGCATGAGCAAGTCGCTGACCTACAGCGTCCTGGACCCGATCACCCCCGACGAGGGCATCGAGGCGTTGCAGTCGCTGGTCGGCGGTCCGATCAAGCGGGTCGGCGTCGGGCGGCTGCGGCTCGACCGCGTCGTCGCGGCAACTCCGGAATTCCGCGAACTGGCCTACTTCGCCCAGCTGGTCTCCGAATTCGACGCGGTCACCGGTGTCAGCGCCGTCGAGCAGCGACCGGACGATGCGGACGGGTCGGTGGCCGCGGCGCCGGACTGGTCGCAATTGAGCGCCGAGCACCGGCTCACCGAGCTGCAGGCCAGGCTGCGCGCGATCCTGGCCCGTGAGCTGCGGATGTCGCCGTCGGCGGTCAACCTCGACGCACCGTTCCCCGAACTGGGTCTGGACTCGATGATGGCGATGACTGTCCTGAAAGAAACCCAGAAGCTGGTCGGAATCGACCTCTCGGCGAATATGTTGTTCAACCATCCGACCATCGCGTCACTGGCGACGTATGTGGCGGGCCTGCTTGCACCCCCGGAGGTGCCGGAGGAGGACGCTGACGATCTGGCAGCCGACTCGGCGGGCAGTGTGCTGGATGAGTTGTTCGACAGCGTCGAGTCCGCGTCGGCGGGCAGTGAGAGCGGAATCTTCTGA
- a CDS encoding type I polyketide synthase has translation MTSSYDEGALRHWLADYLVTNVGCNPYDIDFDAPMSDLGLGSRDVVVLSGELSELLGRKVSPVEFWQHPSIAELARFLTDADALTAAEAEDEPHRVQSDEPIAVIGLGCRFPGGIHGPDEFWEFMVDGKDAVTEVPPDRWAPFDDGSPETTAALARTTRFGGYLDDIDAFDAEFFDISSREATKMDPQQRMLLEVAWEALEHAGIPPSSLRRSQTGVFTGACYTDYGYVAALDLTNVDAWSNSGGALSIVANRLSYFLDLRGPSVTVDTACSSSIVALHLACQSLRTGDSDVALAGGVNLMLAPAVVRAFDQTGALSPTGACHAFDADADGFIRGEGCGMVVLKRLSDAVRDGDRLLAVVRGSAVNQDGRSNGLLAPNPAAQMAVLRSAYANAGVPPQEVDYIEAHGTGTPLGDPIEARALGTVLGRGRPEDAPLLIGTVKTNIGHLEGAAGAAGLIKAVLAVQRGSIPANLHFHNPNEHIPFDQLRLKVVDKQQDWPQTEHPRRAGISSFGFGGTNAHAVIEQAPAAVPVIREADPAVTTLVVSGKSKERIASLAASLADWLEGDGANVRLPDVAHTLNYHRERHPHFATVAARDRAQAVERLRVLADGRAAEGVVAAHDGPCGPGTVFVYSGQGSHWAGMGRQLLADEPVFAEAIAELDPIFVEQVGFSLQKIIETGEPISGDAQVQPVLMGLQLALTELWRSCGVHPDAVIGHSMGEVSAAVAAGALSVVDGLRVIAIRSKLMSQLAGQGAVGLLKLDAEATEALIADYPDVTAAGYISPKETVIAGPVAAVDAVIAAVSAQNKFARRVNMEVASHTAFMDPILDDLRTALADLTPEIPTIPFYSTVTEGLTSPLLDADYWVANVRRPALLSQAVAAAADEHTTFIEISAHPILTHAVTDTLDPANHHHSTGTLWRDGDDTVIFHTNLNTVHTNHPPQTSHPVEPHPVLPTTPWHHGHYWVNPRPLSPVRSVAGPVDSAALDGPIPSEWYLQLDWPVRELSAAEADADNSWLVITDSGLGAEIGHVLGDEFAAMVEPSSLLADGADPTAITDALAGVTHVLYAPEVTGGPFDFEAGYALFNAARRLSAAIADMGVAPRLYLLSRNAQPVSEGDRGNPAHAVLWGLGRTLALEHPEFWGGVIDVDESVPDGVVARYVVDEARADDGEDQVVYRAGQRRVPRLHKGYPPATEPATLDKDHSYLVIGATGNIGPHLIRQLSESGAGTVVAVSRNPGSKLDELAASLVPAGTSVVTVAADAADESAMSAVFDRFGADLPPLAGIYVAAFAGGPITLLDMTTDDVTAMFRPKLDVVSLLHRLSVRHAIEQFVLFSSISGLTGSRWLAHYTATTTFLDTFAMARRAAGLPATAINWGLWKSLSDGQSEEERQVTSGSGLLPMADDVAIKVLPLLTGPGAPARPTVVAADWGLLATAYRTRAALHIVDDLLTVHDGADDGGAAHTTKLRETLRDAEPARRRGLLVDHVTTQVVQAMGLASPQLLDPTAGFFQSGMDSLMSVTLQRALSDSLGETLPASVVFDYPTVEALSDYLATLLPELVEAAEDDDADAYDDFSDDELLKQLSDRLG, from the coding sequence ATGACGTCGTCGTATGACGAAGGGGCGCTGCGACACTGGCTGGCCGACTATCTCGTCACGAACGTCGGGTGCAACCCGTACGACATCGACTTTGACGCCCCGATGAGCGACCTGGGTCTGGGTTCGCGGGACGTCGTCGTGCTCTCCGGCGAGTTGTCCGAGCTGCTCGGCCGCAAGGTGTCGCCGGTGGAGTTCTGGCAGCACCCGTCGATCGCCGAGCTGGCCCGCTTCCTGACCGACGCCGATGCCCTCACCGCTGCCGAAGCCGAAGATGAGCCGCACCGGGTGCAGAGCGACGAGCCGATCGCGGTGATCGGCCTCGGCTGCCGGTTCCCCGGCGGCATCCACGGGCCGGACGAGTTCTGGGAATTCATGGTCGACGGCAAGGACGCCGTCACCGAGGTGCCGCCGGACCGGTGGGCGCCGTTCGACGACGGCTCGCCTGAGACGACAGCGGCTCTGGCCCGCACCACCCGCTTCGGCGGATACCTGGACGACATCGACGCCTTCGACGCCGAGTTCTTCGACATCTCCAGCCGCGAAGCGACCAAGATGGACCCGCAGCAGCGGATGCTGCTCGAAGTCGCTTGGGAGGCACTGGAACACGCCGGCATTCCGCCGAGCTCGCTGCGCCGCTCGCAGACCGGTGTCTTCACCGGCGCGTGCTACACCGACTACGGATACGTGGCGGCCCTGGACCTGACCAACGTCGACGCGTGGAGCAATTCCGGTGGCGCGCTGAGCATCGTCGCGAACCGGCTGTCTTACTTCCTGGATCTGCGCGGCCCGTCGGTCACCGTCGACACCGCCTGCTCGTCGTCGATCGTCGCGCTGCACCTGGCCTGCCAGAGCCTGCGCACCGGGGACTCCGACGTGGCGCTGGCCGGCGGCGTCAACCTGATGCTGGCGCCCGCGGTCGTGCGCGCCTTCGATCAGACCGGCGCGTTGTCTCCGACGGGTGCCTGCCATGCGTTCGACGCGGATGCCGACGGGTTCATCCGCGGCGAGGGTTGCGGCATGGTGGTGCTCAAGCGGCTCAGCGACGCGGTGCGCGACGGCGACCGACTGCTCGCGGTGGTGCGGGGTTCGGCGGTCAACCAGGACGGCCGCTCCAACGGCCTGCTGGCGCCCAACCCCGCGGCGCAGATGGCGGTGCTGCGCTCGGCCTACGCCAACGCCGGTGTGCCGCCGCAAGAGGTGGACTACATCGAGGCCCACGGGACCGGGACGCCGCTCGGCGACCCGATCGAGGCCCGTGCGCTCGGTACGGTGCTGGGACGCGGGCGTCCCGAAGACGCGCCGCTGCTGATCGGCACGGTGAAGACGAACATCGGCCACCTCGAGGGCGCGGCCGGTGCGGCGGGCCTGATCAAAGCGGTGCTGGCCGTGCAGCGCGGGAGCATCCCGGCGAACCTGCACTTCCACAACCCCAACGAGCACATCCCGTTCGATCAGCTGCGCCTGAAAGTTGTTGACAAGCAACAGGATTGGCCGCAGACCGAGCACCCGAGGCGGGCCGGAATCTCGTCGTTCGGGTTCGGTGGCACCAATGCTCACGCGGTGATCGAGCAGGCTCCTGCAGCGGTGCCGGTTATCCGCGAGGCCGATCCGGCGGTGACCACTTTGGTCGTATCGGGCAAGTCGAAGGAGCGGATCGCGTCGCTGGCCGCGTCGCTGGCCGACTGGCTGGAGGGTGACGGCGCGAACGTGCGACTGCCCGACGTCGCGCACACACTCAACTACCACCGCGAGCGCCACCCGCACTTTGCCACCGTCGCCGCACGCGACCGTGCACAGGCGGTGGAGCGACTCCGGGTGCTGGCCGACGGCCGGGCGGCCGAGGGCGTGGTGGCCGCGCACGACGGGCCGTGCGGCCCCGGAACGGTTTTCGTGTACTCGGGCCAGGGTTCGCACTGGGCGGGCATGGGCCGGCAACTGCTTGCCGACGAACCGGTGTTCGCCGAGGCGATCGCCGAGTTGGACCCGATTTTCGTTGAGCAGGTTGGCTTTTCGCTGCAGAAGATTATCGAAACCGGTGAGCCGATCAGCGGTGATGCGCAGGTTCAGCCGGTGCTGATGGGGCTGCAATTGGCGCTGACCGAGTTGTGGCGCTCCTGCGGCGTGCACCCGGACGCGGTGATCGGTCACTCGATGGGTGAGGTCTCCGCCGCGGTGGCCGCCGGTGCGCTCAGTGTGGTCGACGGGTTGCGAGTGATCGCCATCCGCTCGAAGCTGATGTCACAGCTGGCCGGCCAGGGCGCGGTGGGGCTGCTCAAACTCGACGCCGAGGCCACCGAGGCATTGATCGCGGATTACCCCGATGTGACTGCGGCGGGCTATATCTCGCCGAAGGAGACGGTGATCGCGGGCCCGGTGGCCGCGGTCGATGCGGTGATCGCCGCGGTGAGCGCGCAGAACAAGTTCGCCCGTCGGGTCAACATGGAGGTCGCGTCGCACACCGCGTTCATGGACCCGATCCTGGACGACTTGCGCACGGCGCTGGCCGATCTGACGCCCGAGATCCCGACCATCCCGTTCTATTCGACGGTCACCGAAGGTCTCACGTCGCCGCTGCTGGACGCCGACTACTGGGTGGCCAACGTGCGCCGGCCGGCACTGCTCAGCCAGGCCGTCGCCGCGGCCGCCGATGAGCACACCACCTTCATCGAGATCAGCGCCCATCCGATCCTGACCCACGCGGTCACCGACACGCTGGATCCCGCGAACCACCACCACAGCACCGGAACGCTGTGGCGGGACGGCGACGACACGGTCATCTTCCACACCAACCTCAACACCGTCCACACCAACCATCCACCGCAGACCTCGCATCCGGTCGAACCGCACCCGGTGCTGCCGACCACGCCGTGGCACCACGGCCACTACTGGGTCAACCCGCGGCCGCTGTCTCCGGTCAGAAGTGTTGCGGGGCCAGTCGATTCGGCTGCCCTCGACGGTCCGATTCCGTCGGAGTGGTATCTGCAGCTGGACTGGCCGGTCCGGGAACTGTCCGCTGCCGAGGCGGATGCCGACAACTCGTGGCTGGTGATCACCGACTCCGGGCTGGGCGCCGAGATCGGTCATGTCCTCGGCGACGAATTCGCCGCGATGGTCGAACCGTCGTCGTTGCTGGCCGACGGGGCGGACCCGACGGCGATCACCGACGCGCTGGCCGGGGTGACGCATGTGCTGTACGCACCCGAGGTGACCGGCGGGCCGTTCGACTTTGAAGCGGGATACGCGTTGTTCAACGCCGCGCGGCGGTTGTCCGCCGCGATCGCCGACATGGGTGTCGCGCCGCGGCTGTATCTGCTAAGCCGTAACGCCCAACCGGTCAGCGAAGGCGACCGGGGCAACCCCGCCCACGCGGTGCTGTGGGGCTTGGGCCGCACGCTGGCCCTGGAACACCCCGAATTCTGGGGCGGCGTCATCGATGTCGACGAGTCGGTGCCGGACGGCGTGGTCGCCCGCTACGTGGTGGACGAGGCGCGCGCCGACGACGGCGAAGACCAGGTCGTCTACCGGGCCGGTCAGCGTCGAGTTCCGCGACTGCACAAGGGGTATCCGCCGGCCACGGAGCCGGCCACGCTCGACAAGGACCACAGCTATCTGGTGATCGGTGCGACCGGAAACATCGGGCCGCACTTGATTCGGCAACTGTCCGAATCGGGTGCGGGCACCGTCGTCGCGGTATCGCGCAACCCCGGTTCCAAGCTCGACGAGCTGGCGGCGAGCCTGGTACCCGCAGGCACTTCAGTGGTGACGGTTGCCGCCGACGCGGCCGACGAGTCGGCGATGAGCGCGGTGTTCGACCGTTTCGGCGCCGATCTGCCGCCGCTGGCCGGCATCTACGTGGCGGCGTTCGCCGGTGGTCCGATCACGTTGCTGGACATGACAACCGACGACGTGACCGCGATGTTCCGGCCCAAGCTGGACGTGGTGTCGCTGCTGCACCGGCTTTCGGTGCGGCATGCGATCGAGCAGTTCGTGTTGTTCTCGTCGATCTCCGGCCTGACCGGATCCCGTTGGTTGGCCCACTACACGGCGACGACCACCTTCCTGGACACCTTCGCGATGGCCCGCCGGGCCGCCGGCCTGCCGGCTACCGCGATCAACTGGGGTCTGTGGAAGTCGTTGTCCGACGGGCAATCCGAGGAGGAGCGTCAGGTCACGAGCGGTTCCGGTCTGCTGCCGATGGCCGACGACGTCGCGATCAAGGTGCTGCCGTTGCTGACCGGACCCGGTGCGCCGGCCCGCCCGACGGTGGTCGCCGCCGACTGGGGCCTGCTCGCCACCGCGTACCGCACCAGGGCGGCCCTGCACATCGTGGACGATCTGCTGACCGTGCACGACGGCGCCGACGACGGTGGCGCCGCCCACACGACCAAGCTACGGGAGACGTTGCGCGACGCCGAGCCGGCTCGACGCCGCGGCCTGCTGGTCGATCACGTCACCACGCAGGTTGTCCAGGCGATGGGGTTGGCCTCGCCGCAATTGCTCGATCCGACCGCGGGCTTCTTCCAGTCCGGGATGGACTCGCTGATGAGTGTGACCCTGCAGCGCGCCCTGTCGGACAGCCTCGGTGAAACGCTGCCCGCGTCAGTGGTGTTCGACTATCCAACCGTCGAGGCGCTGTCGGACTACCTGGCCACCCTGCTGCCCGAGCTGGTCGAGGCGGCCGAGGATGACGACGCCGACGCCTATGACGACTTCAGCGACGACGAACTGCTCAAACAGCTTTCGGACAGGTTGGGTTAA